In Tachysurus vachellii isolate PV-2020 chromosome 3, HZAU_Pvac_v1, whole genome shotgun sequence, one genomic interval encodes:
- the scamp3 gene encoding secretory carrier-associated membrane protein 3 yields MSKYTSFPEPQEDPNPFQDPSVTQHSTTADYPTLDLYNPFDNRTTGPPPPYETAPPTVAPQTLPSRTTPTEPRNYGSYSTQQSVVNATTAELLKKQEELEKKARELERRERELDSQSRSTGSASQKNWPPLPRFCPVGPCFYHDINVEISQGFQRIVTIMYYFWMCSVCTLVFNLISCLALFCVDASSGVGFGLAILWILLFTPCSFVCWYRPVYRAFRTDSSFNFFVFFFIFFVQVVFYILMTIGIPGWGFSGWIVGLAALKSNTAVGVIMLLNAMVFTGQAAMGVVLLKKVHSLYRQTGASFQKAQAEFATGVLSNEAVRQAAVSATATAAQGAFTGPR; encoded by the exons ATGTCGAAGTACACAAGCTTCCCTGAGCCCCAAGAGGATCCCAATCCATTCCAG gATCCATCAGTGACCCAACATAGTACTACTGCAGACTACCCCACACTGGACCTGTACAATCCCTTTGACAACAGGACGACTGGG CCTCCGCCTCCTTACGAGACTGCACCGCCGACCGTCGCACCTCAGACTCTACCTAGCAGGACTACACCCACTGAACCCAGGAATTATGGATCCTACAGCACACAG caaTCTGTAGTGAACGCCACAACAGCCGAATTGCTGAAGAAGCAGGAGGAGTTGGAGAAAAAAGCGAGGGAGctggagaggagggagagagagctggACTCCCAAAGCCGTAGCACAGGCTCCG CCTCTCAGAAGAACTGGCCTCCGTTGCCGCGGTTCTGCCCGGTGGGCCCGTGTTTCTATCACGACATTAACGTGGAGATCAGCCAGGGCTTTCAGCGCATCGTCACCATCATGTACTACTTCTGGATGT GTTCAGTTTGCACTCTGGTCTTCAACCTCATCTCCTGTCTTGCTCTGTTTTGTGTGGACGCTAGTAGTGGTGTAGGCTTCGGCCTAGCCATCCTCTGGATTCTGCTCTTCACCCCCTGCTCCTTCGTCTGTTGGTACAGGCCTGTGTATAGAGCATTCAG GACCGATAGTTCCTTCAATTTCTTTgtgttcttcttcatcttcttcgtCCAAGTGGTGTTCTACATCCTTATGACTATTGGGATTCCTGGCTGGGGCTTCAG TGGATGGATAGTGGGTCTTGCTGCATTAAAGTCAAATACAGCAGTTGGGGTGATCATGCTCTTGAATGCAATGGTCTTCACTGGTCAGGCTGCCATGGGAGTGGTTCTGCTCAAGAAG GTCCACTCTCTCTACAGGCAGACTGGTGCTAGCTTCCAGAAGGCCCAGGCAGAGTTTGCCACTGGAGTGCTTTCAAACGAAGCCGTGCGCCAGGCAGCCGTGAGCGCCACAGCCACGGCGGCACAAGGAGCCTTCACCGGACCACGTTAG